The Candidatus Endomicrobium procryptotermitis genomic sequence TCAAGGAATGAGTAAATCGTTTCTTCAAGCTCCGATAAGTCTTTTTCAGGAAAAAGGTTTGATGCGGTTCCATCGCCCCAAATATCATCGAAAACGCGCTCGCACATATTACAGCCATCTTCAATAACTTGGGCATATGTGCGCTTCTCTTTCTTTTCGCATTCGTCCTGTGTTTTGGCAAAGTTCAAAAAAGCATCCTCAACTTTTTTCATAAACGCAGGATTTGCGAAATTGCAGTTTAAAACTTTCTCTCCTACTTTAAATTCATCAGCCATTCAATTTCTCCTTATGTTGTTAAGCGGCAGGCGTGAATTCTTGGTCTTCCATATCCCATGTCCCTTTTACAAGGTCTCCGTCCTGAGATATCGTACCGGAGAGATTCAGGTCATCTCCGCCCGCTCCGGAACCGTCATTGTCAGGTATAACGTTATATGTGGCCATTCTCGCCGTGAATAGTCCGCTTCCGGAAGTTGTCTCATCCCACGTATCAACCGATACAATAGGAACTTTTATATTGAGTTTCTGATCGGCAGAGAGACCATACAACCATTTTGAAAATGGATCGTCATCATTGAGCAGCCCTGAGTAAGCATATGAGGGCTGATATGACTTTGTTTTCTCTCTTGCCGTTTTATCGGCAATATACTGTCTGGTATCCGTTTCGGGATTGAGACTGTTTGTGAAGTCTGTAATACCTTCATTAATCAAAACCCACTGCGGCGAACTCGCTGTTCCGATGTTTGCATAGTGCAGTTTTTCATACCTCATGCGTTCCATAATATTGCTCCTTTTGCTTTGAATTTTAGATTGAATGTTGCCTGATACAAAGCCACTCCATCGCTGTCCTGCCCTGTAATATCAATCGGAGTCTGAACCAAATCAGCCGCCATTGCTTTAAAGTCATCGCCGAGATCTAAAGTGTTGATATTAGGCAAGCTCTTATAGTCTGGTTTTCTGAATATCTCCGGCAGGCTAACCTGCGACAGCCACGTTCCGATAGCATTCAGCCAGTTAAATGCTTTCTCTTTATCGTCAGCTGAATTTGTTTTGTAAATGATAGAGAAAGAAAGCAAGAACTGTCCGCCTCCCTGTAAGTATCTTTTAAGCGACGTGAAAGTTCCTGCTTTTAAAAGAGCTGCAGGATAGTTTGTACCGCTGTAAAACTCAAGCTCTACTTTCGGCGAAAGATTCGCAAAGTTCGAGTTTATGAATTCCTGCAATGCAACGATGAAAATTTTACCGTCCATTTTACTGTTCCTTCTTGCCGTAAAGAATTTCTTGCACTATCTGAATCCATCTAGTCAGATATTGAGCTTTCGCAAACTCAAACCATAACCTCGTAGCGCGCGAATGCTTGTTTTTAGAATGATTAAACAAGCCGTAATACTGCGCTCTTGCATAAGGTGCATTGTAGACAACCAAACCAGAACCTATTGTAGTACTGAGTATGCCGCTCTTTTCCAGGTTTCCTGTTTGAAAAGGAACGAAAGGCGCACTGTCTTTTAAGACAGCGGCATCCAGCGCGCGTTGGGACTGCCTCTTATTCGCGCCAACTTTCTGCATTACTTTCGATATGTTTATGTTCACTTTTACATTCATCTCGCTACCGCCACCAGAATTATTGGTTTGCCTTCATCAGCTCGCTTAGTAGAAAGCCCTGTTAAGCTAAATACAGGGTATTTCTGCATAAGCTCCTCTTTTGATAAGTTCAAATCTGCATCATCAACTTTGCGCGTAATGAAAAAGTCAGCTTCCGTTTTTATCGTCCAAGATGTATCTTTATCCGCGTCAGACTGGCGAGTCCAATCATCAGACTGAACATAGGCTTTGCCGCCGGAGTCGTAATCACGCAAATCAATAAGCAGCGTTGAAGTGTCCTGCGTTTCAATGCCTCTACGTGCCAGACGCACGGCTCTGCCATCTTCAAAACGAACTCGTACAAGCGTAGTAGCCCGCCATTTCGTCTTATTTCCATCTGGAGAGCTATTAAACAGAGTTACTGTATCTGGTCGTAAAAACGCACTTACTACTTGCATGGACACATCCCGGCATACAGCAGGTTTGTCGGATATAGATAACTCCGAGCGCGGCCGTATGCTTCAAAATTTATTTTTTGAATACTTTCTTTATCTATTGTATAGCTGTAATCCGGTACGCTTTCGGAAGTCTTTAACGCTCCGCCCGAGCCTGCCGTGAGTTTGAAATACGCG encodes the following:
- a CDS encoding minor capsid protein, producing the protein MNVKVNINISKVMQKVGANKRQSQRALDAAVLKDSAPFVPFQTGNLEKSGILSTTIGSGLVVYNAPYARAQYYGLFNHSKNKHSRATRLWFEFAKAQYLTRWIQIVQEILYGKKEQ